In one Tripterygium wilfordii isolate XIE 37 chromosome 22, ASM1340144v1, whole genome shotgun sequence genomic region, the following are encoded:
- the LOC119990563 gene encoding uncharacterized protein LOC119990563, which yields MVLDGIISSPHRRSSSFRKQFPREELGSWSTLVRRHRFLLTALALLAVLCTIYLYFAVTLGSSGSCSGLTGTKKALCNIELAKNSVSKGKLKMF from the coding sequence ATGGTTCTTGATGGCATCATTTCTTCTCCCCATCGGAGGTCGTCATCATTCAGAAAGCAATTCCCGCGGGAGGAGTTGGGTAGCTGGTCAACGCTTGTTCGGAGGCACCGATTCCTTTTAACGGCTCTGGCCCTTTTGGCTGTTCTCTGCACTATATATCTCTACTTTGCTGTTACTCTGGGATCTTCCGGATCTTGTTCTGGCCTCACTGGAACTAAAAAGGCCTTGTGCAATATAGAACTGGCAAAAAATTCTGTGTCCAAGGGAAAGTTAAAAATGTTTTAG